CGGGGAAGTGGTCGAATATCTTCTGGGCGGCGAAGGGATGGTAGTAGCTCCCCACGCCGGCGTGATCGCGGCCGATGATGAAGTGCGAGCAGCCGAAATTCTTGCGCACGATGGCATGGAAGATCGCTTCCTTGGGCCCGGCGTAACGCATCTCGGTCTGCAGGATGGACATGACGGTCCTCTCCTTGACGTAATACTGGTCGATCAGCACCTTGTAGGAATCGAGGATCACCCGGTCGGAAAAGTCGCCGGGCTTTTTCTTGCCGATGACCGGATTGATGAACAAGCCGTCGACGATGGACTGGGCCGATTTTTGCACGTACTCGTGGCCGAGATGGGAGACGTTGCGGGTCTGGAAGCCGACCACGGTTTCCCAGTTTTTTTCCTTGAACAGCACCCGGGTCTCCCGCGGCGTTAAATAGTAGGCGGGGAAGTTGGAAATGGGATCGCTCAGGAAATTGATGGTACCGCCGACGAAGTATTTGCTCAGGGCTTTCAGCCCCGACACGCCGGGGTGCTTGCCATCGAGAGTGCCGTAGACATTTTGGGCGTATTCTTCAAAATCCCAGGTGAAGATGTCTTCGATGAGCATCGAGGCCACGGCGGCCTTCGGGGTCTTCAGGATGATGGTTTCGTTCTTCACTATCTTTTTCGCCTGGCGCTCGTCCACGGCCAAAACGATCGGCAGCGTCCAGGCATGGCCGCTGGCCAGCCGGCTGTGCTGGATGACCTCGCGGTAGTCCTCCTGGTTCATGAATCCCTGCAGGGGGGAAAAAACTCCGCTGGCGATGTTCTGGATTTCGATGGCCTTCTCCTCGTCGATCTCCAGGCTGACGAACTGCTCCTGGCAGGAGAGGATGGCCGACCTTTCTTTCTCGGACAGGATGCGCTGGATCAGGGTTCCGCCGTGTGGTTTGACGATCATGTTTTAGCTCCTTAACTCAAATAGCCGAGTTTTTTCAGCTTGGCCTTGGCCGCTTCCTCTTCCGCCTGGGAGATGTCACCGCCACCGCTGCTTTGAGCGACGTATTGGCCGAGGATATGGATGACGAACGTGGACAGGTCGGGAAAATTTCCCTTGGCCGGACTCTTCAGCAGGTCGTGACGCAAATAGTCGGGGAGGTACAGATCTTCGGCAACGGGGCTCAGGTAGCCCAATTCCTGCATCTTCGCCAAAATTTTCCGCAGCGATTCCTCTTCGCTTTCCTTGTCGGTCTCGACGACCAATTCCGGTCTTTCCGGCTCTTCGAACGGGTCGGAAATTCCGGTGAAATTCTTGATCTCGCCGGCGATGGCCTTCTGGTACATTCCCTTGACGTCGCGCTCGATGCATTTTTCCAGGGAGCATTTGACGTAGACTTCGATGAAGGCGCCGATCATGGTGCGGATCTCGGCGCGGATGCTGCGGTAGGGTGAGACGAAGGCGGCGGTGGTCACGGCGCCCTGGCGGGTCAGCAGCGAGCAGACAAAACCCACACGGCGGATGTTTTCATCGCGGTCCTCCTTGGAAAACCCCAGCCCCTTGCTCAGGTACTTGCGGGTGATGTCGCCGTCCAATTCCTCGGGAAGGATGCCCCTCTTTTTCAGCTCGGCGTTCAGCTTCATGGCCAGGGTCGTCTTTCCCGAACACGGCAACCCGGTAAACCAGACCGTCACACCTTTCATGTTATGCTCCTTGATCATGGATTTGCATTCAGCGGTCGATGACCAGATATTTCTTCGGCAGGATCAGCGTGCTGGAAAACTTGACGTTGGTCAGCAGGATGATGGCCCGCTCGCGGTCGGGAAGCTCTTCCTGGAAAATCCCCTCCCAGCCCTCGAAGTCGCCTTCGTCGATGAATATCCGGTCACCCTTGCGGAAAAGTTCGTCGCGCTTGCGCAGCAATACGATGCCGTTGTCTTCGCGGTTCTTGATATCACGAATCTTGTCGTCACCGATGGTCCAGAGATACTCGTTGTAGCCCAGGATGCTCTTGACCCCCTTGGTGTATTTCACCTTCTGGTACAGGTCGTAAATGTTGAAGCGGGCGAACAGATAGCCGCTGAAAAGAGGAGTGATCTGGTCGATCTTGATCTTGTTCTTCTTGATTTTTTTCATATAGACCGGCAGGTAAACGTCGATAGCCAGTGTTTTCAGGTTTTTTTCGGCGCAAAATTCCTGCTTGGGTTTGCTGTGGATGATGCACCAATCGCCGTCGCCGTTGTCTTTCATCTGTGAATTTTAGTCCAAAAGGGCTCCAAAGTCAACCCACCCCGGTTTCCCTTTCGGCGGTCTGGTGTGCTATAATCAAAAAAGAGGCAACCTCATGAATGAAGAACAGAAAAAGACACCCCCGGGGCCGCTGCCGGCTGCCGAGCGGGAAAACGGCGAGATCCTGCAAGAGTACACCCAGAGCTTCTGGCATAACTCCAAGTTCTGGCTGGGCGTGGTCGTAATATTTTTCGTGCTGCTTTTCGCCTTCATCTACAAGAAAACCGTCGTGGACACCACCCTGAATCCGAAGCAATTGAAGGCGGCGCTCGAGTTTTTCGACATCTCGAGCCAATGGCTGGTCAACGAGCAGGTCAGC
Above is a genomic segment from Candidatus Aminicenantes bacterium containing:
- the sat gene encoding sulfate adenylyltransferase; the encoded protein is MIVKPHGGTLIQRILSEKERSAILSCQEQFVSLEIDEEKAIEIQNIASGVFSPLQGFMNQEDYREVIQHSRLASGHAWTLPIVLAVDERQAKKIVKNETIILKTPKAAVASMLIEDIFTWDFEEYAQNVYGTLDGKHPGVSGLKALSKYFVGGTINFLSDPISNFPAYYLTPRETRVLFKEKNWETVVGFQTRNVSHLGHEYVQKSAQSIVDGLFINPVIGKKKPGDFSDRVILDSYKVLIDQYYVKERTVMSILQTEMRYAGPKEAIFHAIVRKNFGCSHFIIGRDHAGVGSYYHPFAAQKIFDHFPDLGITPIFFMSFFFCKKCNSIANDKTCPHGQSEHVDFAGKIIRDKLVNHQIPPESMMRKEVAEEILKHGNPFVE